One genomic region from Erythrobacter mangrovi encodes:
- the pgmB gene encoding beta-phosphoglucomutase, with the protein MGDARIHSMAEDGWQLEQTAYESEQEPALATLFALANGTIGVRGGLDELPGENAAVLADGHISNPISYHERFTGFASQSDMRFLAPSPVQIELLVDDAPLTLTRDAMLAFARHLDLRTGVLRRTTTWRVDAQRTLHITSSRIVAPGAGAYCASRIEACLSGGSGKLEIRFPLDCAPDLSTDPDDPRLNKAAPLQRERVSDDALQASFLAGRGEAALPLAMAQSLIVRDSAGDVLALNGCAAVRFELVEGAAVQVERHVAYALGQDAANGAQALLESNRAAGWDVLSARLERELTELWASCDLTIDGEEALAHAIRFSLFHLYQGGSRSDRHSIAAKGLSGEGYEGHYFWDTEVFVLPVLALTQPHLAAHILRYRIGALEKARHNARQIGHAKGALYPWRTIGGDECSAHYPTGTAQYHINADIAYALKVYRDATGDEALVREAAAMLFETARVWMEIGHFNSRRGGAFTIHGVTGPDEYTCLVDNDYYTNAMARRHLAFAATLAQELADDSPAYYAALTEEIGLAHDEVVQWRTAADKMWLPVDADLGIHPQDDSFLDKPELPFAELPRERFPLLLHHHPLLLFRHKLCKQGDVVQALSLIGEDVPLATKQRDLAYYGPLTTHDSTLSSTAFGILAAETGDDEQALHFHRETAFVDLENRHNNTHHGAHMAAMAGSWLTLVMGWGGLKLASGELHFHPRCPNAWTSYSFRLRWRGSLIEAVIDADGARYRLCDGPAATLLDHGRNVELTAEFTSVPPPQVEAVIFDLDGVLTDTAEAHFQAWKRLCDELDLPFDRKLNQQLKGVDRAGSLAIILAAAGVEASTDERAAMMARKNEFYRDAIAHYSPDDLFPGARECLLSCLAAGLRIGLASASRNARDVVRALGIETLFDSITNAAEVTNGKPDPEIFLTTARALGCDPTRCVGVEDASAGIAAIKGAGMRAIGIGAKDELSTADRVVPDIASLNLDLLVDPTTNEIPSPSQ; encoded by the coding sequence GTGGGCGACGCGCGCATTCATTCGATGGCGGAAGACGGCTGGCAGCTGGAGCAGACTGCCTATGAGTCGGAGCAGGAGCCCGCCCTGGCGACTCTGTTCGCCTTGGCCAATGGCACCATCGGTGTGCGCGGTGGATTGGACGAACTGCCCGGCGAAAACGCTGCCGTCCTGGCTGATGGGCACATAAGCAATCCGATCTCCTATCACGAGCGCTTCACGGGCTTTGCGAGCCAATCGGACATGCGCTTCCTTGCCCCCAGCCCGGTCCAGATCGAGTTGCTGGTCGATGATGCTCCGCTAACCCTGACACGGGATGCGATGCTGGCCTTTGCCAGGCACCTCGATCTGCGAACCGGAGTACTGCGGCGCACGACCACCTGGCGCGTCGATGCACAACGCACCCTGCACATTACCTCCTCGCGAATCGTCGCGCCCGGCGCAGGGGCCTATTGCGCAAGCCGGATCGAAGCCTGCCTGTCAGGCGGGTCTGGCAAATTGGAGATCCGCTTCCCTCTCGATTGTGCGCCCGACCTCTCGACCGACCCTGACGATCCGCGCCTGAACAAGGCGGCTCCGTTGCAGCGCGAACGTGTGAGCGACGATGCGCTACAGGCCAGCTTCCTTGCAGGCCGGGGTGAGGCCGCGCTTCCGTTGGCGATGGCCCAGTCGCTCATCGTTCGGGACAGCGCAGGCGACGTTCTCGCTCTCAATGGGTGCGCCGCCGTCCGGTTCGAGTTGGTCGAGGGAGCCGCCGTGCAGGTCGAGCGCCACGTCGCCTACGCACTTGGCCAGGACGCCGCAAACGGCGCGCAAGCCTTACTTGAAAGCAACCGTGCCGCCGGGTGGGATGTCTTGTCCGCTCGCCTCGAGCGCGAACTGACGGAGCTCTGGGCCAGCTGCGACTTGACGATCGATGGCGAAGAGGCCCTTGCGCATGCGATCCGCTTTTCGCTGTTCCACCTGTATCAGGGGGGTAGCCGCAGCGATCGTCACTCCATCGCAGCCAAGGGATTGTCCGGCGAAGGCTACGAAGGTCATTACTTCTGGGACACGGAAGTTTTCGTGCTGCCCGTGTTGGCGCTCACCCAACCCCATCTGGCCGCGCATATCCTTCGCTACCGCATCGGAGCCCTGGAAAAGGCGCGCCACAACGCGCGTCAGATTGGCCACGCCAAGGGGGCTCTCTATCCGTGGCGGACCATTGGTGGCGACGAATGTTCGGCCCACTATCCGACCGGTACGGCGCAGTACCATATCAACGCCGACATCGCCTACGCACTGAAGGTCTATCGCGACGCGACAGGCGATGAGGCACTGGTACGCGAAGCGGCCGCCATGCTGTTCGAAACAGCTCGCGTCTGGATGGAGATCGGCCACTTCAATTCCCGTCGTGGCGGTGCGTTCACCATCCACGGGGTGACCGGGCCTGACGAGTATACCTGCCTGGTCGACAACGATTATTACACCAACGCGATGGCTCGCCGGCATCTCGCCTTCGCGGCCACTCTGGCACAGGAACTCGCCGACGATAGCCCCGCCTACTACGCAGCGTTGACCGAAGAAATCGGACTCGCGCATGACGAAGTGGTCCAATGGCGCACTGCGGCGGACAAGATGTGGCTACCGGTCGACGCCGACCTCGGCATCCACCCTCAAGACGACAGCTTCCTCGACAAGCCGGAACTGCCCTTTGCAGAGCTGCCGCGGGAGCGCTTCCCGCTATTGCTGCACCATCACCCGCTCCTGCTGTTCCGCCACAAGCTATGCAAGCAGGGCGACGTCGTTCAGGCCCTAAGCCTGATTGGCGAAGACGTACCGCTGGCCACGAAGCAACGCGATCTCGCGTATTACGGCCCGCTTACCACGCACGATTCCACCCTTTCGTCGACGGCATTCGGTATTCTGGCGGCCGAAACGGGTGACGATGAGCAGGCGCTGCACTTCCATCGCGAGACCGCCTTCGTCGACCTCGAGAACCGGCATAACAACACCCATCACGGTGCGCATATGGCGGCGATGGCCGGGAGCTGGCTGACACTGGTAATGGGCTGGGGTGGTTTGAAACTCGCCTCGGGCGAACTGCATTTCCACCCGCGCTGCCCCAACGCGTGGACGTCCTATTCCTTCCGCCTGCGTTGGCGCGGCTCGCTGATTGAGGCCGTGATCGATGCCGATGGAGCAAGATATCGCCTTTGCGATGGACCTGCTGCGACATTGCTCGATCATGGTCGCAATGTCGAACTGACCGCAGAGTTCACCTCGGTTCCGCCGCCACAGGTCGAAGCGGTCATCTTCGACCTCGACGGCGTCTTAACCGATACGGCAGAGGCCCACTTCCAGGCATGGAAGCGCCTATGCGACGAGTTGGACCTGCCTTTCGATCGTAAGCTCAACCAGCAGCTCAAGGGCGTCGACCGCGCGGGATCGCTGGCGATCATTCTCGCGGCTGCAGGCGTCGAAGCGAGCACCGACGAGCGGGCGGCCATGATGGCCCGCAAGAATGAATTTTATCGCGATGCGATTGCCCATTATTCGCCCGATGACCTGTTCCCCGGCGCACGCGAGTGCCTGCTGTCATGTCTTGCTGCCGGCCTGAGGATTGGGCTTGCCTCGGCGAGCCGAAATGCGCGCGACGTTGTGCGTGCCTTGGGTATCGAAACCCTGTTCGACTCCATCACCAATGCCGCTGAAGTAACCAATGGGAAGCCTGACCCGGAAATCTTCCTGACCACGGCACGCGCATTGGGCTGCGATCCGACTCGCTGCGTCGGTGTGGAGGACGCCAGTGCCGGAATTGCCGCCATCAAGGGCGCCGGCATGCGCGCCATCGGAATTGGCGCGAAGGACGAACTCTCGACCGCCGACCGCGTGGTCCCGGACATCGCCTCCCTGAATCTTGACCTGCTCGTCGATCCAACGACGAACGAAATCCCTTCCCCCAGCCAGTAA